One region of Duncaniella freteri genomic DNA includes:
- a CDS encoding SusC/RagA family TonB-linked outer membrane protein has protein sequence MIDEEGEPLPGVSVIVVGKKAIGTATDVDGNFIFNYSEPKARLKFTYVGMKPQEIRATAGNKVTVRLENDATTLGETVVNGIYTRNIESFTGSVSTFRGDDLKAIAPQGILKSLAILDPSIVMTDNTQFGSNPNQLADISINGKMNVQALSAEYETDPNQPLFILDGFESTLQTISDLNMDRVESISVLKDASATAIYGSKAANGVIVVETKKPSAGRLRLTYNGSIQVGWADLSDYNLMDANDKLRYELLSGEYDGDKGLDENGLPIEEYQRSRYFERLRLVESGRDTYWMNEPLRTAFTQNHNVYIDGGDSAFRYGAGLSYGKTQGVMKNSDREVINGNITLSYRVENFNFTNQTTINNTTANNETVSFSNFARMNPFYTKYNENGEIPKYVFSEGLGATPIWNPLWDFIQNSFNKSSNTGITDNFQFEWRATNQLRLRGSFQYSLNKLNTERFISPNETSQATKSELDRGQYTEGNTTSTSYNGRINATYGAFWGDHTFNAVGGMQFSQNSSKNSTFSAKGYLSDKFSNPNFSVGYPEGGKPSSADTKSRSVSFYANLNYAYAMRYLLDFNLSRNGASQFGIDDPFTNTWSVGLGWNVHNEKWFHNNKYISYLKLHASYGNPGNQNYDAKLASSIYNYTNEYINPFGLSALVSQWGNNWLEWQKTKTYNIGLTTTMFENKLSFNIDYQIRKSNPMLVRIQLPSSTGTTTAPMNIGGTDNRSVSVAATYYILRKGDLNWYVSANLNHNTTDYYNIGKTLEKYNKDGKDEAGKTEGRNLSKALTRMYDGASTTGLYAVRSAGIDPATGNEVFIRKDGTYTFEWDPEDEVLVGDTNPKFTGSFSTSLLYKGFSFGAAFTYRTGGDVVLSTLMDKVENIGKDQIKQNQDRRALTDRWKKPGDIAKYKRIDDHSVSHASSRFIATEHTIECSSINIGYRTTQWPFLRTMGMTSIDIRAYMNDIFRISNIKEERGIDYPFQRSFSLSIGLGF, from the coding sequence GTGATTGACGAAGAAGGAGAACCACTACCCGGAGTGTCAGTCATTGTTGTAGGGAAAAAAGCTATAGGCACAGCCACTGATGTAGACGGAAACTTCATATTCAACTATAGCGAACCTAAAGCCAGGCTAAAATTCACATATGTGGGCATGAAGCCTCAGGAAATACGTGCCACAGCCGGCAACAAGGTGACAGTACGTCTTGAGAACGACGCAACCACCCTTGGTGAAACCGTTGTGAACGGCATATATACACGTAATATCGAGAGCTTTACAGGATCAGTCTCCACATTCCGTGGCGATGACCTCAAAGCTATAGCCCCACAGGGCATTCTTAAAAGTCTTGCCATACTCGACCCGTCGATCGTGATGACCGACAACACTCAGTTCGGCTCCAACCCGAACCAACTTGCCGACATATCCATTAACGGCAAAATGAACGTACAGGCACTATCTGCCGAATATGAGACTGACCCCAACCAGCCTCTATTCATTCTTGACGGATTCGAATCAACACTACAGACTATCAGCGACCTCAATATGGACCGTGTAGAAAGCATCTCTGTATTAAAAGATGCCTCAGCAACGGCTATATACGGCTCCAAAGCAGCAAATGGTGTTATCGTAGTTGAGACAAAGAAACCATCGGCAGGACGTCTGCGCCTCACATACAACGGATCAATACAGGTGGGATGGGCTGACCTCAGTGACTACAATCTCATGGACGCCAATGACAAACTAAGATATGAGCTCCTTTCCGGCGAATATGACGGCGACAAAGGTCTTGATGAGAACGGACTCCCAATAGAAGAATACCAGCGAAGCAGATACTTTGAACGTCTCCGCCTTGTTGAGTCAGGTCGTGACACATACTGGATGAACGAACCTCTGCGCACAGCATTCACCCAAAACCACAATGTATATATTGATGGTGGAGATTCTGCATTCCGCTATGGTGCCGGACTCTCCTACGGAAAAACACAAGGTGTCATGAAAAATTCTGACCGAGAAGTGATCAACGGCAACATCACTCTTTCTTATCGCGTGGAGAATTTTAATTTCACTAATCAGACAACGATCAACAACACTACTGCCAACAACGAAACCGTATCATTCAGCAACTTTGCCCGAATGAACCCTTTCTACACAAAATACAATGAAAACGGAGAGATTCCCAAATACGTATTCAGTGAAGGTCTCGGTGCCACTCCGATATGGAATCCATTATGGGACTTCATACAGAACAGCTTCAATAAAAGCTCCAATACAGGCATTACTGACAACTTCCAGTTCGAATGGCGAGCCACTAATCAACTGCGCCTGCGCGGCAGTTTCCAATATAGCCTGAATAAACTCAACACTGAGAGATTCATATCACCGAATGAGACCAGCCAGGCTACAAAATCCGAGCTGGACCGAGGACAATACACTGAAGGAAACACCACCAGTACAAGCTATAACGGCAGGATCAATGCAACATATGGCGCATTTTGGGGTGACCATACATTCAATGCTGTTGGTGGTATGCAATTCTCACAAAACTCATCCAAGAACAGTACATTCTCAGCCAAAGGCTACCTGTCCGACAAGTTCTCCAACCCCAACTTCTCGGTAGGATATCCCGAAGGTGGCAAACCATCGTCAGCCGATACAAAGAGCCGCAGTGTCAGCTTCTATGCCAACTTGAACTATGCCTACGCAATGCGCTACCTGCTCGATTTCAACCTGTCGCGCAACGGAGCATCACAGTTTGGTATAGATGATCCGTTCACCAATACCTGGTCGGTGGGTTTAGGATGGAACGTCCACAATGAGAAATGGTTCCATAACAACAAGTACATCTCATACCTCAAACTGCATGCCTCGTATGGTAACCCTGGCAACCAGAACTATGACGCCAAACTCGCATCAAGCATATACAACTACACCAACGAATACATCAATCCATTCGGTCTTTCAGCACTTGTCAGCCAATGGGGCAACAACTGGCTCGAATGGCAGAAAACAAAGACATATAATATCGGTTTGACCACCACCATGTTCGAGAACAAACTGTCGTTCAATATTGACTATCAGATACGCAAGTCAAATCCCATGCTCGTGAGAATTCAGCTCCCGAGTTCGACCGGCACAACCACTGCTCCCATGAATATCGGAGGCACCGACAACCGTTCAGTCTCTGTGGCTGCCACATATTACATATTACGCAAAGGCGACCTCAACTGGTACGTAAGTGCAAACCTCAACCACAACACCACCGACTACTACAATATCGGTAAGACTCTTGAAAAATACAACAAGGACGGAAAGGATGAAGCAGGAAAGACTGAAGGAAGAAATCTCAGCAAGGCTCTCACACGAATGTACGACGGTGCAAGCACCACCGGACTCTATGCAGTGCGTTCGGCAGGCATCGACCCGGCAACAGGCAACGAGGTGTTCATACGCAAGGACGGCACTTACACATTTGAATGGGACCCCGAGGATGAAGTCCTGGTAGGAGACACCAACCCCAAATTTACCGGATCATTCAGCACTTCGCTCCTATATAAAGGCTTCTCTTTCGGAGCAGCATTCACCTACCGTACAGGTGGAGACGTTGTCCTTTCCACACTTATGGATAAAGTCGAGAACATAGGCAAAGACCAGATCAAACAGAACCAAGACCGCCGTGCCCTCACCGACCGATGGAAAAAGCCAGGTGACATAGCCAAATACAAGCGCATCGATGACCACAGTGTATCTCATGCCAGCAGTCGATTCATTGCCACTGAACACACTATCGAATGCTCATCCATCAACATAGGATACCGCACCACTCAATGGCCGTTCCTGCGCACAATGGGTATGACATCAATCGACATCCGTGCTTACATGAACGACATATTCCGCATATCCAACATCAAAGAAGAGCGCGGCATCGACTACCCGTTCCAGCGTTCATTCTCTCTTTCCATCGGACTGGGCTTCTAA
- a CDS encoding RagB/SusD family nutrient uptake outer membrane protein: protein MKFNILPIAITAVLGAGMSSCNDWLRVDMEDKVMEKTMFSDYKGYCTALNGIYIGMNGLYSNQLSTGAIDVMAQYYNVTENNSHSKRLYAGYKYNDPSIKTSIENIWQTLYNLIANTNVVIEHTETGDVLNEKQRGIIRGEAFALRAFLHFDLLRLFGPIYSTSPDQVCIPYQESSQRVIQPLLPASEVLGKIINDLKEAESLLSQYDPIITEGVGNILTNDDGVSTYDTSFRQLRLNYYAVEAMLARAYLWKGDKTEAYKYAKTNVIDKVTTEDLEVFPWVTLSQIDAEGKNDYLFSSEVIFSLYNSKRVDNVLRANFISTLTLANRLTFVGSSLSSNSKVATFYDDLGDYRRKMWSTIDPTDEEIEAAGPWGEALPTLVFNKYDEFTKDAINNSTGTVTTYRFMVPLIRLSEMYLIAAESSPNTTEALELINTLRLHRNCRDLPADTDIDRAITYEMAREVIGEGQLFYFYKRRAMTEIISGTSIDGKYNMQLSNYTLPLPDSEIEERNISNL from the coding sequence ATGAAATTCAATATATTACCCATAGCCATCACCGCTGTGCTCGGAGCCGGAATGTCATCATGCAACGACTGGCTCAGAGTAGATATGGAGGACAAAGTGATGGAAAAAACCATGTTTAGCGACTACAAAGGCTATTGCACCGCTCTCAACGGAATATATATCGGCATGAACGGCCTATACAGCAATCAGCTGTCAACAGGAGCAATTGATGTAATGGCACAATACTACAACGTGACCGAAAACAACAGTCATTCCAAACGACTTTATGCCGGATACAAATATAACGATCCTTCAATAAAGACATCCATCGAAAACATCTGGCAGACACTGTATAACCTTATCGCTAACACAAACGTGGTGATAGAACACACCGAGACAGGAGATGTCCTGAATGAAAAACAGAGAGGCATCATACGCGGAGAAGCATTCGCCCTCAGAGCCTTCCTTCATTTCGACCTGTTACGCCTGTTCGGACCCATATACAGCACATCACCCGACCAGGTATGCATCCCATATCAGGAATCATCACAACGCGTCATACAACCCCTCCTCCCTGCCAGTGAAGTACTCGGAAAAATCATCAATGACCTGAAAGAAGCAGAGTCATTGCTGTCACAGTATGACCCGATCATCACGGAAGGTGTAGGCAACATTCTGACCAATGACGACGGCGTATCGACCTACGACACATCATTCCGACAGCTCCGCCTCAACTACTATGCGGTAGAGGCGATGCTCGCTCGTGCTTATCTGTGGAAAGGCGACAAAACCGAAGCATACAAATATGCCAAGACCAATGTCATTGACAAAGTAACCACCGAAGATCTTGAGGTATTCCCCTGGGTGACCCTAAGCCAGATTGACGCAGAAGGAAAGAACGACTACCTGTTCTCTTCAGAAGTAATATTCTCACTCTACAACTCCAAAAGAGTCGACAATGTGCTACGCGCCAACTTCATATCAACACTGACCCTCGCAAACCGACTCACATTTGTCGGGTCGAGCCTCTCAAGCAACTCCAAAGTAGCCACTTTCTATGATGATCTCGGCGACTATCGCAGGAAAATGTGGTCAACCATAGACCCAACCGATGAGGAAATCGAAGCCGCCGGTCCATGGGGAGAAGCTCTGCCCACACTCGTGTTCAATAAATATGATGAATTCACCAAGGATGCCATAAACAATTCAACCGGCACTGTCACCACCTATCGTTTCATGGTTCCGCTCATACGCCTGAGCGAAATGTACCTGATTGCGGCTGAGAGTTCACCAAACACAACTGAAGCTCTTGAACTAATCAATACTCTACGTCTGCACCGCAACTGCCGAGACCTCCCCGCCGACACTGATATCGACAGAGCGATAACATATGAGATGGCTCGTGAAGTGATTGGCGAAGGACAGTTATTCTACTTCTACAAACGTCGTGCCATGACCGAAATCATCTCCGGCACATCCATTGATGGCAAATATAATATGCAGTTAAGCAACTATACATTGCCATTGCCTGACTCGGAAATTGAAGAAAGAAATATTTCAAATCTATAA
- a CDS encoding DUF4843 domain-containing protein, with protein MKILRFLMVPIAALIAMSSCSKHEIENYSGVDAIFFDQQHLGAAHESWIILKRLTHKNYTLVNFNKILESDSLLRIKIETTGYLKDYERPFRIEVVADSTDAIEGEEFELINPNLSILPGENTTFMEVKVHKTERMLEQGYRVQFRLIPGEHFTLPFGQKGIGNMPLRDSGDNDPEYGKNSDPSVHNLYITAELTQPDQWPSVPGHIHYLGTFSKKKYKLILELCKPYGWGILEWENPQKMPMDRLNIIKQTTASYLVKQYELGREHWVIDEDGSMMWVKTCPWSDGARPEDLVDKN; from the coding sequence ATGAAGATTTTAAGATTCCTAATGGTGCCCATAGCTGCATTGATTGCAATGAGCAGCTGTAGCAAACATGAGATCGAAAACTATAGCGGAGTCGATGCGATATTCTTTGACCAGCAGCACTTAGGTGCGGCTCACGAAAGCTGGATAATACTCAAACGCCTCACCCACAAGAACTATACATTGGTCAACTTTAACAAGATTCTTGAATCCGACAGCCTTTTACGCATAAAGATCGAAACGACCGGTTATCTAAAGGACTATGAACGACCTTTCCGTATAGAAGTAGTTGCCGACAGTACCGATGCAATAGAGGGAGAAGAATTTGAACTCATCAATCCCAATCTCTCGATCCTTCCGGGCGAGAACACAACATTCATGGAGGTAAAGGTCCACAAGACCGAACGAATGCTTGAGCAGGGATATCGAGTACAGTTCAGACTCATACCCGGCGAACATTTCACACTCCCATTCGGACAAAAAGGTATCGGAAATATGCCACTCAGAGACTCCGGAGACAATGATCCCGAATATGGCAAGAACTCCGATCCTTCAGTACATAATCTTTATATCACAGCTGAGCTGACACAGCCTGATCAATGGCCCTCTGTACCTGGGCATATACATTACCTGGGCACATTCTCAAAGAAAAAATATAAACTGATCCTGGAGTTATGCAAACCATACGGATGGGGTATCCTTGAATGGGAAAATCCCCAAAAGATGCCTATGGACCGCCTCAACATAATAAAGCAGACCACTGCATCTTATCTGGTAAAGCAGTATGAACTCGGACGCGAACACTGGGTTATCGACGAAGACGGCTCTATGATGTGGGTAAAAACCTGTCCGTGGTCTGACGGAGCACGTCCGGAGGATCTTGTAGACAAAAACTAA
- a CDS encoding PKD-like family lipoprotein: MITKYILPVVAIALAATSCVEDKGNYEYTELNEVSIDEVEERYNVLSQLDDLVIKPKVTGSLSGEQLDNYEFKWHICNGGVTSNNGAPHTHKVIGHEKDLNWHVDIESGSYSIIYTVSEKNTGIESTFSIPLTVSSPNSKGFLLYGGVNGSSTIGLDMLSMPINRDTVMIEDVFDNSQLNLTSPRKLFYSGTHYNKDPETSDAIKFYMMTEDETYLMNIGDKFTIASTFSALGKIDCQYDIKRPIRPVDVFPKGGYNMSSNLSNRLRMYMTEDAIFANSFMGLEYYALPANRYSNTATSPLFKFYPDIFFNIPALSNYSATAYIYDTDSDKLVTFSINFGNVEKSVEIEDKPNDAWSFDFKKENRKLVYGESGYSSSGLIYLLVKDSNNGDLFIYTMDRNKNKNLFPVDKNIAEGIENGKFMCFSPARYSLFYAIGNTIYQYDYNIGSQKLIKTALDSEITFLETEYQSGHKSDQLIVATWSDSDKGMIYKYDVNTNPNITEIKLRERDQWPTRLKIKDIEWFNY; encoded by the coding sequence ATGATAACAAAATATATTCTACCTGTGGTCGCAATTGCCTTGGCAGCAACATCATGTGTCGAGGACAAAGGCAACTATGAGTACACTGAACTCAATGAGGTGTCAATCGATGAGGTTGAGGAACGTTACAACGTACTGTCACAACTTGACGATCTTGTCATCAAGCCTAAAGTCACAGGATCATTGTCAGGCGAACAACTCGACAACTACGAATTCAAATGGCACATATGCAACGGCGGAGTAACTTCAAACAATGGAGCTCCTCACACCCATAAAGTCATCGGACATGAAAAGGATCTCAACTGGCACGTAGATATAGAATCCGGAAGCTACAGCATCATATACACTGTATCAGAGAAAAATACAGGAATCGAGTCTACGTTCAGCATACCGCTGACTGTATCCAGCCCCAACTCCAAAGGATTTCTCTTGTATGGCGGAGTCAATGGGTCATCCACAATCGGTCTGGACATGCTCTCCATGCCTATCAATCGTGACACAGTAATGATCGAGGATGTATTCGATAATTCACAGCTCAATCTCACATCTCCGCGTAAATTATTTTATTCAGGCACACACTACAACAAAGACCCGGAGACATCCGATGCCATAAAGTTCTACATGATGACTGAGGATGAGACATACCTGATGAATATAGGTGATAAATTCACAATAGCCTCAACCTTCAGCGCACTTGGAAAGATTGATTGCCAATACGACATTAAGCGGCCCATCCGTCCTGTGGATGTATTCCCGAAAGGAGGCTACAACATGTCATCCAATCTCAGCAACCGACTAAGGATGTACATGACCGAGGACGCGATCTTTGCCAACAGCTTTATGGGACTGGAGTACTATGCACTACCTGCCAACAGATATTCCAACACAGCGACATCCCCCCTCTTTAAATTCTATCCTGACATATTCTTTAATATCCCGGCATTATCCAACTATTCTGCAACGGCCTATATCTACGATACCGACAGTGACAAATTAGTGACATTCTCTATCAATTTCGGTAATGTGGAGAAATCCGTTGAAATTGAAGACAAACCAAACGATGCCTGGTCATTTGATTTCAAAAAGGAGAACAGAAAACTTGTATATGGAGAATCGGGATACAGCTCCTCAGGTCTGATATATCTTCTTGTCAAGGACAGCAATAACGGCGATCTGTTCATATACACCATGGATAGAAACAAGAACAAGAACCTGTTCCCCGTCGACAAGAATATAGCTGAGGGCATCGAGAACGGTAAATTCATGTGTTTCTCACCGGCACGCTATTCGTTGTTTTATGCAATAGGAAACACCATATATCAATATGATTATAATATCGGAAGCCAAAAGCTGATCAAGACAGCTTTGGATAGCGAAATCACATTCTTAGAAACAGAATACCAGTCCGGACATAAGTCCGACCAGCTTATTGTAGCTACCTGGAGCGACAGTGATAAAGGCATGATATATAAATATGATGTAAACACCAATCCGAATATTACTGAGATCAAGCTACGAGAGCGCGACCAGTGGCCCACTCGACTAAAAATCAAGGATATTGAATGGTTTAATTACTAA
- a CDS encoding mechanosensitive ion channel family protein: protein MLTADIIPSHKVAQWLLSHIHRFLNWFGLEKDRVTEEFLYTAIIVIAALFIGWAIGNLVRMIVRKWVKVRRPELAQELVQKHVIVHCCRIIPPLVILGLLPFAFTGHSIINTIIMRGLLIYTSIVVCMAICSVSSFTWARLEEKRNTRNLPLRGILDTIIGILWVITVIVCVAILVNRSPVALLTGLGAFAAVLMLVFKDSILGLVAGLQLSQNDMLHVGDWIVVPSTIANGIVTDVSLTAVKVRNWDNTIVTLPPYTLVSGSFQNWRGMSQSGVRQIARSILVDIYTITQATPEFLNTIIVRFPILKSYIEKLETSKETIFDPGTATVNGTIETNLGLYRAYLCEWLLNNPSISSSNQILVRLLAPTEYGIPLQVWCFTSTTAWTAYEAIQSALFEHIAVTAPEFGLRLFNDTSGADVLSIDTIPDPEVLNQAASTPQESQEEDRQAQK, encoded by the coding sequence ATGCTTACCGCCGATATCATTCCTTCCCACAAAGTGGCACAATGGCTCCTTTCTCACATCCATCGGTTCCTTAACTGGTTCGGTCTGGAAAAAGACCGTGTCACGGAAGAGTTCCTGTATACCGCCATCATCGTGATCGCCGCCCTTTTCATAGGCTGGGCGATAGGGAATCTCGTGAGGATGATTGTGCGCAAATGGGTGAAAGTACGTCGGCCCGAACTGGCACAAGAACTGGTGCAGAAACATGTGATAGTCCATTGCTGTCGCATCATCCCTCCTCTTGTCATACTCGGGCTACTGCCTTTTGCATTTACCGGACACTCCATAATCAATACTATAATAATGCGCGGGCTACTCATATACACCTCTATAGTAGTGTGCATGGCAATATGCTCAGTCTCCTCATTCACGTGGGCTCGTCTTGAAGAAAAACGCAACACCCGAAACCTCCCACTCAGAGGGATTCTCGACACTATAATAGGGATACTATGGGTGATAACCGTTATTGTATGCGTAGCCATTCTTGTCAACAGGTCACCAGTGGCACTGCTCACCGGACTTGGTGCTTTCGCGGCTGTGCTGATGCTTGTGTTCAAGGACAGTATCCTCGGACTGGTAGCCGGACTACAGCTCTCCCAAAATGACATGTTGCATGTAGGAGACTGGATAGTAGTACCCTCGACCATAGCCAACGGCATAGTGACCGATGTGTCGCTTACAGCAGTAAAGGTTCGCAACTGGGACAACACCATTGTCACCCTTCCGCCCTATACCCTTGTTTCCGGCTCGTTCCAGAACTGGCGGGGAATGAGCCAGAGCGGTGTGCGTCAGATCGCACGGTCAATACTTGTCGACATATACACGATCACGCAAGCCACCCCGGAATTCCTGAATACGATAATAGTGCGCTTCCCTATCCTCAAATCGTATATCGAAAAACTTGAGACATCGAAGGAAACTATCTTCGACCCTGGCACAGCCACGGTCAACGGCACTATTGAGACTAACCTCGGACTTTATCGTGCCTACCTGTGTGAATGGCTGCTCAACAATCCTTCCATATCTTCATCCAATCAGATACTTGTACGCCTGCTTGCCCCAACAGAGTACGGCATACCACTACAGGTATGGTGCTTCACATCCACCACGGCATGGACCGCATATGAGGCTATACAGAGTGCGCTTTTCGAGCACATAGCAGTCACAGCTCCTGAGTTCGGACTCAGACTGTTCAACGACACATCGGGAGCTGATGTGCTCTCCATCGACACCATCCCTGATCCGGAAGTCCTGAATCAAGCAGCATCTACACCCCAAGAATCTCAAGAAGAGGACCGGCAAGCACAGAAGTAA
- a CDS encoding LrgB family protein, which translates to MQFIESDIFLVALTFMVYYGAGRLRDFTGISALHPVLVSVAVLIGFLEITGISYEQYSRPGSMIEFWLKPAIVALGLPLYTQLRTIRKQLVPIFMCELAGCVVGIVSVVLIAQWMGASREVIISLAPKSVTNAIAIEITGHLGGIPSLTASIVVLVGLLGAVVGLKVLSFGNISSPVAQGISMGTAAHVIGTSRVNQLSERYGAYATVGLILNGVLTSVLAGPLLEILGV; encoded by the coding sequence ATGCAGTTCATAGAAAGTGATATTTTTCTCGTTGCGTTGACCTTTATGGTCTATTACGGCGCAGGCCGTTTGCGCGACTTTACCGGTATCTCCGCCCTTCATCCGGTGCTTGTTTCTGTGGCGGTGCTCATAGGGTTCCTTGAGATAACAGGGATAAGTTATGAGCAGTATTCTCGTCCGGGTTCGATGATAGAATTTTGGCTTAAGCCCGCCATAGTTGCTCTCGGACTACCGCTTTATACTCAACTGCGCACCATACGCAAGCAGCTTGTGCCGATATTCATGTGTGAACTTGCAGGATGTGTTGTAGGGATAGTATCGGTGGTGCTTATTGCTCAATGGATGGGCGCGTCGCGAGAGGTGATCATCTCGCTTGCTCCAAAGTCGGTGACCAATGCCATCGCCATAGAGATAACCGGGCATCTTGGCGGAATTCCATCGCTGACGGCATCCATCGTGGTGCTTGTGGGGCTGCTTGGAGCCGTGGTGGGGCTCAAAGTGTTGAGTTTCGGAAATATCAGCAGTCCTGTAGCTCAGGGCATCAGTATGGGCACCGCAGCCCATGTCATCGGCACAAGCCGTGTAAATCAGCTTTCGGAGCGTTATGGGGCATATGCCACAGTGGGGCTTATTCTGAACGGTGTTCTTACTTCTGTGCTTGCCGGTCCTCTTCTTGAGATTCTTGGGGTGTAG
- a CDS encoding CidA/LrgA family protein produces the protein MVKQCSVIFGCLAVGEFIVWLTGISIPGSILGMLLLTALLEKKVIKVEDVGPMCRFLVSNMGFFFVPPGVALMLYFDIIADSWLAITVATVVSTALVLLVTGRVHQYFRHAVHRK, from the coding sequence ATGGTAAAGCAATGTTCCGTCATATTCGGCTGTCTCGCGGTAGGTGAGTTCATAGTATGGCTCACGGGGATTTCCATTCCGGGAAGTATCCTTGGCATGTTGCTGCTCACAGCTCTTCTTGAGAAGAAAGTTATCAAGGTCGAGGATGTGGGTCCGATGTGTCGGTTCCTGGTGTCTAATATGGGATTTTTCTTTGTCCCTCCAGGTGTCGCGCTTATGCTTTATTTTGATATTATAGCCGATTCATGGCTTGCAATAACCGTAGCTACTGTGGTGAGCACTGCGCTTGTGCTTCTTGTCACAGGGCGGGTCCATCAGTATTTCCGTCATGCAGTTCATAGAAAGTGA
- a CDS encoding DMT family transporter, translating into MKGTTKGYILGAVAAISYGTNPLFAVPLYEMGLTVGSVLFYRYVLATLILGLVMLKRGDSFRLAPRQIPLMFIQGVLFALSSVGLFEAYNYMDVGLASTMLFVEPVIIALILWIFYRQRISLATFIAILISIAGVVCLANPGPGAHVTGIGMVLVVLSALSYSIYMVLINKTSLRSLAGPTLTFYSLLFGITVFIVQLKGLSQLQGVPANPLGLACMAGISVFPTIVSILTVAVAVQLIGSVPVSILGALEPVTGVVIGVFVFSELLTLKAVAGIVLILAAVFVLVSSPTKLFSHGKAMFRHIRLSRGR; encoded by the coding sequence ATGAAAGGTACAACTAAAGGTTATATTCTCGGAGCGGTTGCTGCCATAAGCTATGGCACAAATCCGCTTTTTGCAGTCCCTTTATATGAGATGGGGCTCACTGTAGGTTCGGTGCTGTTTTATCGTTATGTGCTCGCCACATTGATTCTTGGGCTCGTGATGCTTAAGCGTGGCGATAGTTTCAGGCTTGCTCCTCGACAGATACCGTTGATGTTCATTCAGGGTGTATTGTTTGCGTTGTCGTCAGTAGGTCTTTTTGAGGCGTACAATTATATGGATGTAGGACTTGCATCCACGATGTTGTTTGTGGAGCCTGTCATTATCGCATTGATACTGTGGATATTCTATAGGCAGAGGATTTCTCTTGCCACGTTTATAGCCATTCTGATATCCATTGCAGGAGTGGTGTGTCTTGCCAATCCTGGTCCTGGAGCTCATGTGACCGGTATCGGAATGGTTCTGGTGGTGCTTTCGGCATTGAGCTATTCGATATACATGGTACTGATCAATAAGACGAGTCTAAGGAGCCTTGCTGGTCCTACGTTGACATTCTATTCCTTGCTTTTTGGTATTACGGTATTTATAGTTCAGCTCAAGGGTTTGTCGCAGTTGCAGGGTGTTCCTGCCAATCCGCTCGGGCTTGCCTGCATGGCGGGAATTTCAGTGTTCCCCACCATCGTGTCGATTCTGACTGTGGCTGTGGCAGTGCAGCTTATCGGGTCGGTGCCTGTGTCCATTCTCGGTGCTTTGGAGCCGGTGACAGGAGTGGTGATAGGAGTGTTTGTGTTCAGTGAGTTGCTCACATTGAAGGCCGTTGCAGGTATAGTGCTGATTCTTGCAGCTGTGTTCGTATTGGTATCAAGCCCAACAAAATTATTCAGTCATGGTAAAGCAATGTTCCGTCATATTCGGCTGTCTCGCGGTAGGTGA